A single region of the Malaclemys terrapin pileata isolate rMalTer1 chromosome 4, rMalTer1.hap1, whole genome shotgun sequence genome encodes:
- the LOC128836639 gene encoding inositol 1,4,5-triphosphate receptor associated 2-like isoform X1: protein MQEQTSHSQEGSGRVSAARRQSTEHTDEEQGQVAGAGRRELSVQFGDSADAESDEDPDPPEDPLLNSLPELSVLERLGLHRVALTEQDVEAAFAHLALAFRCDMFTLRRRVQVEERARNVAEENIQQELEECQAALQRLGLSCVDPKRKELVRQLQQSLTVLVGSVERATSAAEKLGAVHQEARMSRAAEVMVQHVENLKRHHLREHTELEEMKRLIQQNSRNRQLAENRDDSEQRLKLPLMRTFQQASARRRVSIAVIPKQLTLFPSPESGRAPEGEAAKAAWESSPSTERETCCLQEDSTDGYFILRSDSSNYLHRSQPQADRIECEGDRGRYAEGSEPELWRRGSTSKPMKEEPDGASDSGGLTEELEQLSLTSPASGKEIPWPWVFLPQHYWLFLGLLFLGLTCLVLMRILELQKQQPAPPPHS from the exons ATGCAG GAACAAACGAGCCATTCCCAGGAAGGCTCTGGAAGGGTTTCGGCTGCGAGAAGGCAGAGCACAGAGCATACGGATGAG GAGCAAGGCCaggtggctggtgctgggagaAGGGAGCTGAGTGTGCAGTTTGGGGACAGCGCTGACGCTGAGAGTGATGAAG ATCCTGACCCTCCTGAGGACCCGCTACTGAACTCTCTGCCTGAGCTCTCAGTGCTGGAGCGGCTGGGCCTGCACAG AGTGGCTTTAACGGAGCAGGACGTGGAG GCAGCATTCGCGCACTTAGCCCTGGCCTTCCGTTGCGACATGTTCACCCTGCGGCGGCGGGTGCAGGTGGAGGAGCGGGCGCGGAACGTGGCAGAGGAGAACATTCAGCAGGAGCTGGAGGAGTGCCAGGCAGCGCTGCAG AGGCTGGGCCTGTCCTGCGTCGACCCCAAGCGCAAGGAGCTGGTCAGGCAGTTGCAGCAAAGCCTGACGGTGCTGGTGGGGTCTGTTGAGCGGGCGACGAGCGCAGCAGAGAAGCTGGGGGCCGTTCATCAG GAGGCGCGGATGAGCCGGGCAGCAGAGGTGATGGTGCAGCACGTGGAGAACCTGAAGAGGCATCACTTGCGGGAGCACACAGAGCTGGAGGAAATGAAGCGGCTGATCCAGCAGAACTCCCGCAACCGGCAGCTGGCTGAGAACAGGG ATGACAGTGAGCAGAGACTGAAACTGCCCCTGATGCGAACGTTCCAGCAG gcGTCCGCACGTCGGAGAGTCAGCATCGCAGTCATTCCCAAACAGCTCACG CTGTTTCCCAGCCCCGAAAGTGGGCGAGCACCCGAGGGGGAGGCAGCCAAGGCAGCGTGGGAGAGCAGCCCTAGCACAGAGAG GGAAACCTGCTGCCTCCAGGAGGACTCCACCGATGGATACTTCATCCTGCGCTCAGACTCGTCCAACTACTTGCACCGAAGCCAGCCACAGGCAGACAGAATCGAGTGTGAGGGGGACAGAGGCCGCTACGCAGAAGG GAGCGAGCCGGAGCTGTGGAGAAGGGGAAGCACCAGCAAGCCCATGAAAGAGGAACCCGATGGGGCATCAGACAGCGGCGGGCTGACGGAGGAGCTGGAGCAGCTTAGTCTGAC GTCCCCAGCATCTGGGAAAGAGATCCCCTGGCCTTGGGTCTTTCTGCCCCAGCACTACTGGCTTTTCCTGGGGCTGCTTTTCCTGGGGCTCACATGCCTGGTTCTGATGCGGATTCTGGAGCTGCAGAAACAGCAGCCAGCACCACCCCCCCACTCCTAG
- the LOC128836639 gene encoding inositol 1,4,5-triphosphate receptor associated 2-like isoform X2, with the protein MKVDPDPPEDPLLNSLPELSVLERLGLHRVALTEQDVEAAFAHLALAFRCDMFTLRRRVQVEERARNVAEENIQQELEECQAALQRLGLSCVDPKRKELVRQLQQSLTVLVGSVERATSAAEKLGAVHQEARMSRAAEVMVQHVENLKRHHLREHTELEEMKRLIQQNSRNRQLAENRDDSEQRLKLPLMRTFQQASARRRVSIAVIPKQLTLFPSPESGRAPEGEAAKAAWESSPSTERETCCLQEDSTDGYFILRSDSSNYLHRSQPQADRIECEGDRGRYAEGSEPELWRRGSTSKPMKEEPDGASDSGGLTEELEQLSLTSPASGKEIPWPWVFLPQHYWLFLGLLFLGLTCLVLMRILELQKQQPAPPPHS; encoded by the exons ATGAAGGTTG ATCCTGACCCTCCTGAGGACCCGCTACTGAACTCTCTGCCTGAGCTCTCAGTGCTGGAGCGGCTGGGCCTGCACAG AGTGGCTTTAACGGAGCAGGACGTGGAG GCAGCATTCGCGCACTTAGCCCTGGCCTTCCGTTGCGACATGTTCACCCTGCGGCGGCGGGTGCAGGTGGAGGAGCGGGCGCGGAACGTGGCAGAGGAGAACATTCAGCAGGAGCTGGAGGAGTGCCAGGCAGCGCTGCAG AGGCTGGGCCTGTCCTGCGTCGACCCCAAGCGCAAGGAGCTGGTCAGGCAGTTGCAGCAAAGCCTGACGGTGCTGGTGGGGTCTGTTGAGCGGGCGACGAGCGCAGCAGAGAAGCTGGGGGCCGTTCATCAG GAGGCGCGGATGAGCCGGGCAGCAGAGGTGATGGTGCAGCACGTGGAGAACCTGAAGAGGCATCACTTGCGGGAGCACACAGAGCTGGAGGAAATGAAGCGGCTGATCCAGCAGAACTCCCGCAACCGGCAGCTGGCTGAGAACAGGG ATGACAGTGAGCAGAGACTGAAACTGCCCCTGATGCGAACGTTCCAGCAG gcGTCCGCACGTCGGAGAGTCAGCATCGCAGTCATTCCCAAACAGCTCACG CTGTTTCCCAGCCCCGAAAGTGGGCGAGCACCCGAGGGGGAGGCAGCCAAGGCAGCGTGGGAGAGCAGCCCTAGCACAGAGAG GGAAACCTGCTGCCTCCAGGAGGACTCCACCGATGGATACTTCATCCTGCGCTCAGACTCGTCCAACTACTTGCACCGAAGCCAGCCACAGGCAGACAGAATCGAGTGTGAGGGGGACAGAGGCCGCTACGCAGAAGG GAGCGAGCCGGAGCTGTGGAGAAGGGGAAGCACCAGCAAGCCCATGAAAGAGGAACCCGATGGGGCATCAGACAGCGGCGGGCTGACGGAGGAGCTGGAGCAGCTTAGTCTGAC GTCCCCAGCATCTGGGAAAGAGATCCCCTGGCCTTGGGTCTTTCTGCCCCAGCACTACTGGCTTTTCCTGGGGCTGCTTTTCCTGGGGCTCACATGCCTGGTTCTGATGCGGATTCTGGAGCTGCAGAAACAGCAGCCAGCACCACCCCCCCACTCCTAG